The following nucleotide sequence is from Ornithodoros turicata isolate Travis chromosome 2, ASM3712646v1, whole genome shotgun sequence.
ACATTTTCAGGCGTCCcatgctaccatttcgtacgactcgtcagagaaatgggttgagcaaatattGCGTGGATCAATGTCTCGAAcaagcgcttgcaaccattttcgtttccgcgcatttcccgttggaatcttgtggtacacaacgtcccttgtcgaaagagcacacttggtgtatcccctTTGGTGGTAACCCCTTGGTGTATATAAAGTACAACGAAACCATTAGCACCAATCTCATCGGGCATATATTTAATTTGGGAGTATTATTTCGTGGGATGTGATATAAACTAGCTATGGTCACCGGTAGCGGTCACATGTTCTGGACATCATTACAAGAAAAAGTTCGAGTGAACTGAGGTCGATGTTTCAAGGGCTCGTTGCATCGCAATGCTGGGTAAGTGTCAGAAGGCTGGCCACACAGAATATAACACGTAGCGACAAAAAACATTGCGTCGGACGACAAGTGTGGCAGATGACGAAATCGAACATCCTCAGCATATTCCGTTGCCTTCCTGTATGCTTCCCAGGCTACCTCTAGTGCAGCTGCCGCATCACGCACTTGTTTGTTCGTGTGCTCGTCAAGAGATTGATTTCTGACTGAGCCTCTGCTCCTGTTGGAAGACCCGGTCATAGCGATTGCCGCCGAGGCGATGACTGATCCTAAGGCAGCGTACTTGACTGCACTCATGACGTTAATGTCGTACAGTGGAAGCATCATCGCGTAGGGCGGTAACAAGTACGTGTGTTCAGCTTCATTGTAAAGACTGTAGGCCTCACTCGTGGCGAGTAATCCAAATATGAAACGTGTGCTGACCAACCTCCAAAGGGTCAGGTTTCCGCGCGTGAGGAAATCGTGAATGACTCTGCGCCAGTTCTGGAAGATGAAAGGACCCATGTCACTGATGTTGAAGAATATGGCGTTCAGAAAATCGGAATCCTCAAAGCGGTCTTGGTATTTGGTCATTAAGTGTAGCTGTTGTCGCAATGGAGAGTTGACATAAGGTGTACCCATCCTGTCTTCTGCAGCCCCGGTCCTAATAAAAGCGACTTTGCCAATGTCATCGATTATCTCACGTACTTCTTTTATGGAGGCGCGTGGAGCGTACATCTCAGAAAACTTCGCGTAGATCGACCACCCCATGTAGGTTTCTGTGAGTTGAAGACAGAGGTTACGGTTTTGTAGATCTGCACGTTTTCCTATGTCGGATGGGTCAAAGTCTCCCACATAGGCGCCCAGAACTTTGCTATTGATGAAGGGAGCACACTGTTGAACCATAATCCAGCCTACTTCGTAGTGAATATACTTCTCTTCCATCTTGTTCCAAAGTCCGCTAAACGCCCGTAGGTAATGAGAGTCATCCTCGCTGATAAATACTGGGGCATCTGCAGGGAGGACAAGCTCCTGTGTCACGAGTCTTAACCAACGCTCGTAAGAAATTTCATGTGTCAGGTTCGCCAGCTCATGCAAGTTCTTCGGTGGGTTCGTGGAAGTGTCCTTGCTATAGTTTGTGAGATTATCGAGTATTGCAACTTCGACTTGGAAAAATTCGGAGTATGGAAGCATGAATTCTTCCCGCGTACGTGCACCTTTTGTCGCATTTTGAAACGTCTCGTAGTACCATTGGTACCTTCCCGAGTTTTGAATTACGGCGGCCCTTTTCTTGTAGTTGgaagcttctgctgcacctcCATGAATGACCAATGCATTTCCACTGTTTTCAATATTCAAAAGGTTCGTTATCCTAAGGATCCTGAAAAACCTGGCCAATGACAAGAGTACGTCCGCCTTCTCAGAGATGCTGGGCCAGTCTGCGTTGCTTTCAGAGAGAATATTTCTGAAGCCGTGCGTATCTCCACGATTCTTCCTTGCAGCCATTCTGCACGCTTGAAAGAATGCTGCCGCCTTTTCATGTGAATTCTGACCATATCTAGGAACATTTCCCTGGAGATTGTCGTTCAGAAGCGCAAGAAAGTGGTCCAGGTGGCTACGGTAGACAGACTTCAACTGAGCCCTGTTCCAGCCATCACAGACGAAGACGTAGAAATTGTCGCACGGGTCGAGATGGTGGTTGATGGTCCTAGTGAGCATTACTTCGAACGCACTACAAGCTTGCGAATCGCAGAGCAGGTAATGTTTCCGGCCGCTGAAGTGCTTGATGACAAAATAGGTTACAACACCCAGCAACAGAAGTACCGGGATGAAAAAGATCATTATGCGTTTGAACTTCTGTGCCGGGGAGCGTTCTGAGCTTGACGATGCAGGTGGTGTCAGCACGTACAGGGCGTTGATTGCGAATTTCGTGAGACGTGTGGGTTTCCGAGGTAGTTTCAGTTGAGACACTGCACGACTGGTTGACGGCGAGGCCTGTTGTAAAGAAAAACGTGAGCTGAAAAACGAAACTACAGCTAGaaattcaaacaaacaaacaattgtACATAACGAGAAGTAGCCGATGCGAGCTACAAACAGAGAGGACAGCAAACGCATCGGCCGTAACGCCGAAGGACAAAGGAATTACTCAAAACTTAGTGGTCTTGTTGATGGAAGACACTCACGTCACCAACGAGCGTAAAAAAAACTATCATTGCGTAGCAGATCTCAAAGAGGCTGAGAAACCATCTCTAGACATGCGTGTTTAGTGCACTGCTTGTAGTACGTACTATGCTCCAAATTTACTTGTCTCCAAGTGTACGCgttttcacgaaactcaatAGACAGAGTTTGACGCCAAACGGGGAATTCTCTTCGACAGGAACATACACTTATCATGGTAACAGGCAGCGTCGCACACAAGCTTATGTAGGCTGTAGCACGTGTACTTTTGTAGAATATGAGGGAGAGAGCGACGTGCCTCTCTCGCACTCCCACATTTTCTGTGTGGAGTAACTATCAAACGGGGAACCAGATTGGCGTTGGACTCTTGGATACAATATCATTTCTTTAAGGCACATTTGGTGCCTCCGTGTCCGCATGGCGTCACACTGCTTGGAGGGGTTCCTTTATGGCGCTTCAGTGGGGAGATTTAGAATAAGTTGAAGAATTAGAAGACATTAGCAGATTGCAACGTCTTTACGATAAcgattccgaaaacatgataagccaaacACCGAATTCATTTAAAGTGATGGCTTCCTTTGATCACGACGCTGCGCACGTGGGTAACGTTAGACTGGGtggtgtcagaaggtcacgtgatacgTGATATCCTCCCATCAGGGCGAGACACTCACCACTGAACGCCCTTGTTCAAAGCACTGCGGacgaggcccaagaaggccgaaagaGCTGTCCACTCCTGGTGGCGCGACGTTTCGGACTTCTACGTATACGTTctacatgcagccaaagagcctcggCTATTTCCTCACTCTAAAGGACATCACTGTTCTTGCACTGGGTTTTCAGTGGCGAGCCTCTCAGCCTGACTGGAGGATATCAtgttccacgtgacctcctgacgccacccactcaaacgttgcccactgagcactgctgaagaggcccaagaaggcagAAGCAGTAGTTCGGTGCTGGTGTGGCAAACTGGAAGTTGTAACCACTTGTAAATACAAGATCCCTCAAGATCATTCAAATTAAGGAGGCAATCAAGGAGTTTTTCAATTTCTCTAAAATCCTGAAACCCGCACGTACACGTTCGAAATACGATGTTTGAAATATTTGATGTTACGATGAAATTATGATACGATGTTTGTTTGATGTTCGAAATACTGGAAATTTGGTGTACAAATGGGCCGAAACCACTGTAATCGGGAGCGCATGCaggacagcgctcatttcacttgagagggtcacgtgctttggagggATGGAGATAATTAGCGTAGGTGCTGGTGACGTAAcgggtgaaatatgtaaaacCTGGCCTGACATAGCCTTGCTGATGGATGCACAGTCCACGTGAACAAAATCTCCAAGTGGTGAAATATGTAAAtacctggcctgacctaaccttagtGATGGTTAGTACAGTCACAGACGCTCAACATGAATACAGCCTGCAATAGCACACACCCGTCCTTTTTCATTTCACTTTTGAAGTCTTCACCCACTGTCTCGACACTATAACCTatgttttgtaaaaaaaaaaaaacattttctacATCCTCAGATCCAGAATTGCTGATCCAAAATTTTTTCAACAGTACAAGACAAAACAGGTTTTCCTCTCCTTTCAATTTGTAGAAAAcctgactgacctttcctttgAAAACAAATAGATTGCCCCCACCTCGTAAGAAATCATAACATATACTGCGAAATTCCTCAGCACACGGCTCCTTATTCTCCAATTTTCCTCCCCAGGCGGCCCTCACTGTCAACACTTCTCCATCTTTCAAGATGGCGGCCTCCACATCTGTTAGGCTTAACAAGGCCGTCGCTGTGAATGAACGCCTTCAAATGGTACTTTACAAACGCACACACAACTTCCTACTCAACACTTTTTCATAATTCTTATGTTTCCGATACCCTATATCACCTCTCATTGACATCGAAgcattatttcaatttcaatttcaaacgcACTTGATCATTTTTAAAATTAAAAAGGCCGCCTACGGAACTACCCCCAAACTAAAACAGACTCCTCAGGGTGAACGTAACACGGCCGACACTATACTCCCTACAAATTTTAATCCCTGCAAATTTTAAGCGTATACGGAGTTAGATAAACCTTTTGCACGACAGTTGAGAAAAACGGGAAACCCTTCGTAGTAGCGACGGATTACTTACAGCCATGGAGCCTGATTGATGGTTCAACGTAGCCCTTCAAGCTGGTTATTGAGTAGCTCCTGGAAGGTAATAGTAACTGAATGTAGCCAAGTCAGCCAGAGAAGA
It contains:
- the LOC135384129 gene encoding endothelin-converting enzyme 2-like; the protein is MAASPSTSRAVSQLKLPRKPTRLTKFAINALYVLTPPASSSSERSPAQKFKRIMIFFIPVLLLLGVVTYFVIKHFSGRKHYLLCDSQACSAFEVMLTRTINHHLDPCDNFYVFVCDGWNRAQLKSVYRSHLDHFLALLNDNLQGNVPRYGQNSHEKAAAFFQACRMAARKNRGDTHGFRNILSESNADWPSISEKADVLLSLARFFRILRITNLLNIENSGNALVIHGGAAEASNYKKRAAVIQNSGRYQWYYETFQNATKGARTREEFMLPYSEFFQVEVAILDNLTNYSKDTSTNPPKNLHELANLTHEISYERWLRLVTQELVLPADAPVFISEDDSHYLRAFSGLWNKMEEKYIHYEVGWIMVQQCAPFINSKVLGAYVGDFDPSDIGKRADLQNRNLCLQLTETYMGWSIYAKFSEMYAPRASIKEVREIIDDIGKVAFIRTGAAEDRMGTPYVNSPLRQQLHLMTKYQDRFEDSDFLNAIFFNISDMGPFIFQNWRRVIHDFLTRGNLTLWRLVSTRFIFGLLATSEAYSLYNEAEHTYLLPPYAMMLPLYDINVMSAVKYAALGSVIASAAIAMTGSSNRSRGSVRNQSLDEHTNKQVRDAAAALEVAWEAYRKATEYAEDVRFRHLPHLSSDAMFFVATCYILCGQPSDTYPALRCNEPLKHRPQFTRTFSCNDVQNM